The window AGGATCGAGTCGATCACCAGACCGATGGCGAGCGCACCCCAGAGCAGGTTCGAGATCAGCCGTACGGGATCCGGCATCGCGGCCGACGAACCGATCAGCACGATCAGGGCACCACCGAAGAACCAGGTGCCGATCGTACGGCGGGAGTCGACCACGTCACGGGCCAGCACCCGCTCCGGTCCCCGGTCACGGGGTCCACCCTCGCGACGGAACTCGGCCGCCGCCTCGGCCCGTGCGGCCCGACGACGCTCCCGCGCCTCCTGCTTGTTCGCCGGTGGGCGGGTCTCCACGGCGCCCGCTCGACGCCCCGCACTCGGGCGCTTCGGCGTCTCCTTGCCGAGCTCCTTCTTGCTGGGGGTGTAGCCCCTGGGGCGGGCGGCATCGGTCGACTCCTCGGGCGTCACCGCGGTGACGTTCTCCTCGACGAGGTCGGTGGGCTTACGGCGAAACAACGACGGCACGGATGAAGGGTAGCGGGCGGCTGACGCCTCCCACACATCACGGTGCGGGAGGCGTCAGCGGCTACGCCGTATGTGCTGCTACGGGCGTTCTACGTGGGCACCGAGGGCGGAGAGCTTCGCCTCGAAGTCCTCGTACCCGCGGTTGATCAGGTCGACGCCGTACACCCGGGAGGTGCCCTCGGCGGCCAGTGCGGCGATCAGGTGGCTGAACCCGGCCCGCAGGTCCGGGATGACCAGGTCGGCCGCGTGCAGCTTGCTCGGGCCGGCGATGACCGCGGAGTGCTTGAAGTTGCGCCGGCCGAACCGGCACGGGGTGCCGCCCAGGCAGTCGCGGTAGACCTGGATGGTGGCGCCCATCTTGTTCAGCGCCTCGGTGTAGCCCAGGCGCTGCTCGTACACGGTCTCGTGCACGATCGACAGGCCCCGGGCCTGGGTCAGGGCGACCACCAGGGGCTGCTGCCAGTCGGTCATGAAGCCGGGGTGGACGTCGGTCTCCAGCGCCACCGCCTGCAACTCGCCGCCCGGGTGCCAGAACCGGATGCCGCCCTCCTGGCCCGGCGAGCCCAGCTTCGGCGGGCGGGCGTCGGTGACCTCGTACGCGCCGCCGACCGACCGGAACACGTTCAGGAACGTCATCATGTCGACCTGCTCGGCACCGAGCACCTCGACGTCGCCGCCGGTGGCCAGTGCCGCCGCCGCCCAGCTCGCCGCCTCGATCCGGTCCGGGATCGGCCGGTGGGTGTAACCCTGGAGCCGGGGTACGCCCTGGATCTCGATCACCCGGTCGGTGTGCACCTTGATGATCGCGCCCATTTTCTGCAGGATCGCGATCAGGTCGACGATCTCCGGCTCCACCGCCGCGTTGCGCAGCTCGGTGACGCCCTCGGCCATCACGGCGGTCAGCAGCACCTGCTCGGTCGCACCCACACTCGGGTACGGCAGCTCGAACTTGGTGCCGTGCAGGCCGCTCGGCGCGGTGAGGTGCATGCCCTCCGGCGCCTTGTCGACGACCGCGCCGAACTGCCGCAGCGCCTGGATGTGGAAGTCGATCGGCCGGGGGCCGATGTGGCAGCCACCCAGGTCGGGGATGAACGCGTGCCCGAGCCGGTGCAGCAGGGGCCCGCAGAACAGGATCGGGATCCGGCTCGATCCGGCGTGCACGTTGATCTCGTCGGTGGTGGCGCTCTCCACGTTCGCCGGGTCGAAGATCAGCTCGCCGTCCTCGGCGCCGTCACTGACCCGGACTCCGTGCAGTTCAAGCAGACCTTTGACGATCTCGACGTCGCGGATACGCGGGACGTCGAACAGGCGGCTCGGGGTGTCGCCGAGCAGGGCGGCGACCATCGCCTTCGAAACAAGATTCTTGGCGCCGCGGACCCGGATCTTCCCCGACAACGGGGTACCTCCGTGCACGACCAGTACGTCGTCGGTCAACGCAACCTCCAGCGGAATAGATGCTGCCGGGTAAGGGGTGCGGGGCGGCTGAGCGTCACTCACGGCCGTAGCCCGTAGGGCGCAGCCGCGGGGATACGGCTGGCTCTGTGTCGCCTGGGCAGCATAGCGCTCCGTGACCGAAATGGCGTTGGTCACCCCGACCTAGATGGCACGAAATCGGGACGTCACTGCCTATCGGTACGGCGGCCATTACTGCAAGTAATTGGATCTGCTCACGGAAGGGCGAGCATCTGGTCCAGTGCCACCTTGGCGTGGTGCGCGGTGTCCGGATCCACCGTGATCTGGTTGACAACCCGGCCGGCGACCAGCTCCTCCAGCGCCCACACCAGGTGCGGCAGGTCGATCCGGTTCATCGTCGAGCAGTAGCAGACCGCCCGGTCGAGGAACATGATCTGCTTGTCCGGGTGGGCGTTGGCGAGCCGGCGTACCAGGTTCAGTTCGGTGCCGACCGCCCAGGCCGAGCCGGCCGGCGCGGCCTCGATGGTCTTGATGATGTACTCGGTGGAACCGACGTAGTCGGCCGCCGTCACCACGTCGTAACGGCATTCCGGGTGCACCAGCACGTTTACCCCGGGGACCCGGGTCCGAACCTCGTTCACACTCTCCAGAGTGAACCGGCCGTGCACCGAGCAGTGCCCGCGCCAGAGGATCATCTTGGCCTCGCGCAACTGCTCCGCGGTGAGCCCACCGCCCGGCTTGTGCGGGTCGTAGAGCACGCAGTCGGCCGGGTCCAGACCCATCTCCAGCACCGCGGTGTTGCGACCCAGGTGCTGGTCGGGCAGGAACAGCACCCGTTCCCCGCGCTCGAACGCCCACCGCAGCGCCCGTTCGGCGTTCGACGAGGTGCAGACCACACCGCCGTTGCGGCCGACGAAGCCCTTGATGTCCGCGGACGAGTTCATGTACGTCACCGGCACCGTCGAACCCGCGACGCCCAGCTCCTCCAGCACCTCCCACGCCGTCTCGACCTGGGGCAGCGCGGCCATGTCCGCCATCGAACAGCCGGCGGCCAGGTCGGGCAGGATCACCTGCTGCCTGTCGGTGGTGAGGATGTCGGCGCTCTCGGCCATGAAGTGCACACCGCAGAAGAGGATGTACTCCGCGTCCGGCCGGGCCGCGGCCTCGCGGGCGAGCTTGAACGAGTCGCCGGTCACATCGGCGAACTGGATCACCTCGTCGCGCTGGTAGTGGTGGCCGAGCACGAACACCCGCTGGCCGAGTTTGGCCTTCGCCGCGGTCGCGCGGGCGACCAGGTTCGGGTCACTCGCCGGGGGAAGCTCCCCCGGACAGTCCACGCCACGCTCGCTGTCCGGGTCGGTTCCGCGACCCAGCAGGAGCAGGGCGGTAGCGGTGTTGGACGGCTCTACCCAGGTCGAAGTCACGCCCTCCATGCTCCCACAGCGCGGGGCGCCCGCAGCGCCTGCCGATGTGGGCTGCCACACTGCCGTGATGCGGGTTCTGATCTGTCCAGACAAATTCGCCGGCACCCTCTCCGCCCCCGAGGTGGCCGCCGCGGTGATCGCCGGCTGGCACGACACCGCCCCCGGGGACCAGGCCATCGCCCGACCGCTGGCCGACGGCGGTCCGGGCTTCGTCGAGGTGCTCGCCAACGCGGTCGCCGGCCGCCGGCTGGCGGTGCCGACCGTCGATCCGCTCGGTCGCCCGGCGCAGGGCGAGATCCTCGTCACCGACCCGGACGCCGCCGGTGGCGTACCCACCGCGTACGTCGAGAGCGCGCAGGCCTGCGGCCTGCACCTGCTCACCGAGGACGAACGCGACCCGAAGACCACCACCTCGTACGGGCTCGGGCTGCTGATCGCCGCCGCGGTCGAGTCCGGGGCCCGTCGGGTGGTGATCGGGCTCGGTGGCTCGGCCACCAACGACGCCGGTGCGGGCCTGCTCGCCGCCCTCGGCGCCGCCCCGATCGACGAGCTCGGCCACGCCCTCCCGTACGGGGGTGCCGCGCTGGGCACCGCCTCGGCGCTGGCCGGCGCACCCCGCCTGCGGGAGGTGGAACTGGTCGCGGCGACGGACGTGGACAACCCGCTGACCGGCCTGCACGGCGCCTCGAACGTGTACGGACCACAGAAGGGCGCCTCCCGCGAGGACGTGTTCCTGCTCGACTCCGCCCTGGAGGTGTTCGCCGGAGTGCTGGAGCGGGAGTTGCCGACCTGCCCGCCGGACCTGGCCACCCTGCCCGGTGCCGGTGCGGCCGGTGGGCTCGGGGCGGCGATCCTCGCCCTGGGCGGTCGGTGCGAGTCGGGGATCGCCCTGGTCACCGACATGATCGGGTTGGCCGCCGCGCTGGACGAGGCGGATCTGGTGATCACCGGCGAGGGGTCGTTCGACCACCAGTCCCTGCGCGGGAAGGTGGTCGCCGGCATCGCCGGAGCGGCCCGGGACCGGGGACTGCCCTGCGTCGTGCTCGCCGGCCGGGTCAGCACCGGGCGCCGGGAGGCGGCGGCGGCCGGGGTGACCGAGGCGTACAGCCTGGTGGACCACTTCGGTGGCGAGGAACACGGTGGGGTCGAACAGGCGATGACCCGCCCGGCCGAGGGGCTGCGCGCGGTCAGCGCCCGCCTCGCCGGCCAGTGGAGC of the Micromonospora sp. NBC_01796 genome contains:
- a CDS encoding DUF3043 domain-containing protein, with the translated sequence MPSLFRRKPTDLVEENVTAVTPEESTDAARPRGYTPSKKELGKETPKRPSAGRRAGAVETRPPANKQEARERRRAARAEAAAEFRREGGPRDRGPERVLARDVVDSRRTIGTWFFGGALIVLIGSSAAMPDPVRLISNLLWGALAIGLVIDSILISRRIKKLVTERFPKSELRMGSLYLYAIMRSITFRRMRAPTPRVKIGDKI
- the murA gene encoding UDP-N-acetylglucosamine 1-carboxyvinyltransferase, giving the protein MTDDVLVVHGGTPLSGKIRVRGAKNLVSKAMVAALLGDTPSRLFDVPRIRDVEIVKGLLELHGVRVSDGAEDGELIFDPANVESATTDEINVHAGSSRIPILFCGPLLHRLGHAFIPDLGGCHIGPRPIDFHIQALRQFGAVVDKAPEGMHLTAPSGLHGTKFELPYPSVGATEQVLLTAVMAEGVTELRNAAVEPEIVDLIAILQKMGAIIKVHTDRVIEIQGVPRLQGYTHRPIPDRIEAASWAAAALATGGDVEVLGAEQVDMMTFLNVFRSVGGAYEVTDARPPKLGSPGQEGGIRFWHPGGELQAVALETDVHPGFMTDWQQPLVVALTQARGLSIVHETVYEQRLGYTEALNKMGATIQVYRDCLGGTPCRFGRRNFKHSAVIAGPSKLHAADLVIPDLRAGFSHLIAALAAEGTSRVYGVDLINRGYEDFEAKLSALGAHVERP
- the nadA gene encoding quinolinate synthase NadA; amino-acid sequence: MTSTWVEPSNTATALLLLGRGTDPDSERGVDCPGELPPASDPNLVARATAAKAKLGQRVFVLGHHYQRDEVIQFADVTGDSFKLAREAAARPDAEYILFCGVHFMAESADILTTDRQQVILPDLAAGCSMADMAALPQVETAWEVLEELGVAGSTVPVTYMNSSADIKGFVGRNGGVVCTSSNAERALRWAFERGERVLFLPDQHLGRNTAVLEMGLDPADCVLYDPHKPGGGLTAEQLREAKMILWRGHCSVHGRFTLESVNEVRTRVPGVNVLVHPECRYDVVTAADYVGSTEYIIKTIEAAPAGSAWAVGTELNLVRRLANAHPDKQIMFLDRAVCYCSTMNRIDLPHLVWALEELVAGRVVNQITVDPDTAHHAKVALDQMLALP
- a CDS encoding glycerate kinase family protein, producing the protein MRVLICPDKFAGTLSAPEVAAAVIAGWHDTAPGDQAIARPLADGGPGFVEVLANAVAGRRLAVPTVDPLGRPAQGEILVTDPDAAGGVPTAYVESAQACGLHLLTEDERDPKTTTSYGLGLLIAAAVESGARRVVIGLGGSATNDAGAGLLAALGAAPIDELGHALPYGGAALGTASALAGAPRLREVELVAATDVDNPLTGLHGASNVYGPQKGASREDVFLLDSALEVFAGVLERELPTCPPDLATLPGAGAAGGLGAAILALGGRCESGIALVTDMIGLAAALDEADLVITGEGSFDHQSLRGKVVAGIAGAARDRGLPCVVLAGRVSTGRREAAAAGVTEAYSLVDHFGGEEHGGVEQAMTRPAEGLRAVSARLAGQWSR